The proteins below come from a single Mesobacillus jeotgali genomic window:
- a CDS encoding ABC transporter ATP-binding protein has product MVHAPVLDVKNLKTSFITKDGETPAVDDVSFSVNKGEILGIVGESGSGKSVTSLSIMKLIPQPPGKIAGGEILLNGEDLVHASERRMREIRGNEVAMIFQEPMTSLNPLFTIGEQLVEALKIHKKLGKKAAYQQAVEMLKLVGLPRAEQIIKEYPHQLSGGMRQRVMIAMALSCHPRVLIADEPTTALDVTIQAQILALMKDLNEKLDTAIIMITHDLGVVAEVCQRVVVMYAGKIVEEGLVQDIFKNPKHPYTLGLLKSIPDIRDKQERLYSIPGNVPKPGSIKVGCRFAARCEFAMDRCLSEDPELYETGSPGHTVRCLLHEKEGAADDRSTVKS; this is encoded by the coding sequence GTGGTACATGCTCCGGTTTTGGATGTTAAGAACTTAAAAACATCATTTATCACTAAAGATGGAGAGACTCCTGCAGTCGATGATGTCAGTTTTTCAGTTAACAAAGGAGAAATCCTTGGGATAGTCGGAGAATCGGGCAGCGGGAAGAGCGTTACTTCATTATCAATCATGAAGCTGATTCCCCAGCCTCCGGGAAAAATTGCTGGAGGGGAAATTCTTCTGAATGGGGAAGACCTGGTTCACGCTTCCGAAAGGAGAATGCGGGAAATTCGCGGAAATGAGGTCGCGATGATTTTCCAGGAACCGATGACTTCGCTGAATCCATTATTCACAATTGGTGAACAGCTCGTTGAGGCTTTGAAAATACATAAGAAGCTCGGCAAAAAGGCCGCCTATCAGCAGGCTGTAGAAATGCTTAAGCTCGTCGGGCTGCCAAGGGCAGAACAAATCATCAAAGAATATCCTCATCAGCTTTCAGGGGGAATGAGACAGAGGGTCATGATTGCAATGGCACTGAGCTGCCATCCGCGGGTGCTGATTGCTGATGAACCGACAACAGCACTCGATGTAACTATCCAGGCGCAAATCCTGGCTCTAATGAAGGACCTAAATGAAAAGCTAGATACAGCGATTATCATGATTACTCATGACCTTGGCGTTGTCGCCGAGGTTTGCCAGCGTGTCGTCGTCATGTATGCAGGTAAAATCGTCGAGGAAGGGCTTGTACAGGATATTTTTAAAAATCCTAAGCATCCTTATACTCTCGGCCTGCTTAAATCGATTCCGGATATCAGGGATAAACAGGAGCGGCTATACTCCATTCCCGGAAACGTGCCGAAGCCAGGTTCTATTAAGGTGGGCTGCAGGTTTGCTGCAAGATGCGAATTTGCCATGGACAGATGCCTGAGCGAAGATCCTGAACTCTATGAAACTGGCAGTCCAGGCCATACTGTTCGATGCCTGCTGCATGAGAAGGAGGGAGCAGCCGATGACCGAAGTACTGTTAAAAGTTGA
- a CDS encoding DUF402 domain-containing protein yields MGVPTEGEPIQIHSYKHNGHIHRVWEETTVLKGTQNLVIGGNDRTVVTESDGRTWITREPAICYFHSQLWFNVIGMIREDGVYYYCNISSPFIFDGEALKYIDYDLDIKVFPDMTFNLLDEDEYERHRKEMQYPDVIDKILKYNVEKLKRWIRQRKGPFAPDFIDIYYERYLTYRR; encoded by the coding sequence ATGGGCGTACCCACAGAAGGTGAACCGATCCAAATCCATAGTTATAAGCATAATGGGCACATCCATCGAGTCTGGGAAGAAACTACCGTCTTAAAAGGAACACAAAATCTTGTGATAGGCGGAAATGATCGGACAGTCGTGACTGAGTCAGACGGAAGAACTTGGATTACGAGAGAGCCTGCAATCTGTTACTTCCATTCTCAGCTATGGTTCAACGTTATAGGCATGATTCGGGAAGACGGCGTGTATTATTACTGCAATATCAGTTCTCCATTTATTTTTGATGGAGAAGCACTGAAATATATTGACTATGATCTCGATATTAAAGTTTTTCCTGATATGACGTTTAATCTGCTCGATGAAGATGAATATGAGCGCCATCGTAAAGAAATGCAGTACCCTGATGTAATCGATAAGATATTAAAATATAATGTTGAAAAGCTAAAACGCTGGATCCGACAAAGGAAGGGACCCTTTGCGCCAGATTTTATCGACATTTATTATGAACGGTATTTAACCTATCGTCGTTAA
- a CDS encoding ABC transporter permease produces MFAYSVRRIFSLIPVLLGLSLIVFFMIRAIPGDPAQVILGQLATKEAIADLTRELGLDQPWYVQYFNYLGGLLTGDLGQSLRTKSEISTEIWPYLAATMELSFVAMLIAIVIGVNAGIVSAWFQNSWFDYGAMILALIGVSMPIFWLGLMEQWLFAINLDILPTSGREEVRNPVDTITNFYLIDTLIQGRTDQFVEVLKHLVLPAMALATIPMAIIARITRSTMLEVMRSDFIRTARAKGLSMFWVVYKHSLKNAIIPVLTIIGLQTGLLLGGAILTETIFSWPGIGRYIYEAINYRDYPVIQSGILIIALIFVMINLVVDLLYAAIDPRIKYR; encoded by the coding sequence GTGTTTGCTTATTCTGTCAGAAGAATATTTTCACTAATTCCTGTTTTGTTAGGACTATCACTTATTGTATTTTTTATGATCCGAGCAATCCCTGGCGATCCCGCCCAAGTCATACTCGGGCAACTGGCGACTAAAGAAGCGATTGCGGATTTGACTAGAGAGCTTGGACTCGACCAGCCGTGGTACGTACAATATTTTAATTATCTTGGCGGACTATTGACCGGAGATTTAGGACAATCATTAAGAACGAAGTCGGAAATCAGTACTGAAATCTGGCCGTATCTTGCAGCCACGATGGAATTATCTTTTGTAGCGATGTTAATTGCCATTGTTATTGGTGTAAATGCGGGAATCGTCAGTGCTTGGTTCCAGAATTCTTGGTTCGATTATGGAGCGATGATACTCGCTCTTATCGGCGTATCTATGCCAATTTTCTGGCTTGGTTTGATGGAACAGTGGTTGTTCGCCATCAATCTGGATATACTGCCGACCTCCGGGCGCGAAGAAGTGAGGAACCCAGTCGATACCATTACGAATTTTTACCTTATTGATACATTGATCCAGGGAAGGACAGACCAGTTTGTCGAAGTCTTGAAGCACCTTGTGCTGCCGGCAATGGCACTGGCAACAATTCCGATGGCTATCATCGCAAGGATCACTCGTTCTACAATGCTTGAGGTCATGAGGTCAGATTTTATCAGGACTGCAAGGGCGAAGGGTTTAAGCATGTTCTGGGTTGTTTACAAACACTCCCTCAAAAATGCGATCATTCCTGTATTGACTATCATTGGCTTGCAGACAGGCCTTCTGCTTGGAGGGGCGATTCTGACAGAAACCATCTTTAGCTGGCCGGGAATTGGACGTTATATTTACGAGGCGATCAATTACCGTGATTATCCGGTAATCCAATCTGGAATCCTGATTATTGCTTTGATTTTTGTAATGATCAACCTAGTAGTTGACCTATTGTACGCAGCAATTGATCCGCGGATCAAATACCGTTGA
- a CDS encoding ABC transporter ATP-binding protein, translating into MTEVLLKVDGLKKYFPITGGILGKQTGSVKAVDDISFWVNKGETLGLVGESGCGKSTTGRMLMRLIDPTEGQVVFEGKDLVTLSDNEMRKARKDMQMVFQDPFASLNPRHTVEKILEEPLLVHGIGTKKERKQMVKEMLEVVGLSSYHAKRYPHQFSGGQRQRIGIARALMTRPKLIIADEPVSALDVSIQSQVLNLLEDLQKEFQLTYIFIAHDLGVVRHISDRVGVMYLGRLVEITEADKLYEKPLHPYTRALLSAVPIPDPDIKRDQELLTGDIPSPANPPQGCAFHTRCKECMEICKTDRPVLKEIEPGHFAACHLYS; encoded by the coding sequence ATGACCGAAGTACTGTTAAAAGTTGATGGATTAAAGAAGTATTTTCCGATTACCGGGGGTATCCTTGGCAAACAGACTGGAAGCGTCAAAGCAGTTGATGATATCAGCTTTTGGGTGAACAAAGGTGAAACGCTTGGTCTTGTTGGCGAGTCAGGCTGCGGCAAATCAACAACAGGAAGAATGCTGATGCGTCTGATTGACCCGACAGAAGGGCAGGTCGTTTTCGAGGGGAAAGATCTTGTCACCCTGTCAGACAACGAAATGCGCAAGGCGCGGAAGGATATGCAGATGGTCTTCCAGGATCCATTTGCATCACTGAATCCAAGGCATACAGTTGAGAAAATCCTTGAGGAACCTTTGCTCGTCCATGGAATCGGTACTAAGAAGGAACGCAAACAGATGGTCAAGGAAATGCTTGAGGTAGTAGGCCTCAGCAGTTATCATGCCAAAAGGTATCCGCACCAGTTCAGCGGCGGACAGCGCCAGCGTATAGGGATTGCCCGCGCACTGATGACAAGGCCGAAGCTAATCATAGCCGATGAACCTGTGTCGGCACTCGATGTTTCGATTCAATCACAGGTATTGAATTTACTGGAGGACCTGCAAAAGGAATTCCAGTTGACTTATATTTTCATAGCCCATGACCTTGGTGTAGTAAGGCATATTAGTGACAGGGTAGGAGTCATGTATTTAGGAAGACTCGTAGAAATCACCGAAGCTGATAAGTTGTATGAAAAACCGCTTCATCCGTACACAAGAGCCCTGCTTTCAGCGGTGCCGATCCCGGATCCTGATATAAAAAGGGATCAGGAGCTGCTGACAGGGGATATTCCAAGCCCGGCGAATCCGCCTCAGGGTTGTGCTTTCCATACAAGATGCAAGGAATGCATGGAAATCTGCAAGACTGATAGACCTGTATTGAAGGAAATTGAACCTGGTCATTTTGCTGCCTGCCATCTTTATTCCTGA
- a CDS encoding ABC transporter permease translates to MEISTQKQMQPPTVQVEEKVASPWAEAWYSFKKNKLALVGTVIVLFFILLAIFAPLIAPEGINEQKMEVRLQAPSADHWFGTDDFGRDILSRVIYGARISLWVGTFAVMGSIIVGCLLGILAGYYGRWVDTIISRIFDIMLAFPSILLAIAIVAVLGPLLRNALIAIAIINIPNFGRLIRSRVLSVKEEEYIMAAKAIGMKDRRILFQHILPNSMAPIIVQGTLAIATAIIEAAALGFLGLGADAPNPEWGKMLADAKDYMIQAPWTMIFPGLAIMLTVLGFNLMGDGLRDALDPRMKS, encoded by the coding sequence ATGGAGATATCAACTCAAAAACAAATGCAGCCGCCAACCGTGCAGGTAGAGGAAAAAGTGGCGTCTCCCTGGGCAGAAGCATGGTATAGCTTCAAAAAAAATAAATTAGCTTTAGTAGGGACAGTAATCGTTTTGTTTTTTATTTTACTAGCGATCTTTGCTCCTTTAATAGCACCAGAAGGAATTAACGAGCAAAAAATGGAGGTCCGTCTCCAGGCGCCTTCGGCAGACCACTGGTTCGGGACGGATGACTTTGGACGCGATATTCTTTCCAGAGTCATTTATGGTGCGCGAATTTCTTTATGGGTAGGAACCTTCGCGGTAATGGGATCAATCATCGTGGGTTGCCTGCTCGGAATCCTTGCCGGTTATTATGGCAGATGGGTCGATACGATTATCTCAAGAATCTTTGATATTATGCTGGCATTCCCTAGTATCTTGTTGGCAATTGCGATTGTAGCGGTCCTCGGGCCATTGCTGCGGAATGCGCTGATTGCGATTGCGATCATTAATATACCAAACTTCGGAAGGCTGATCCGTTCAAGGGTACTCAGTGTTAAAGAAGAGGAATATATTATGGCCGCCAAGGCGATTGGGATGAAGGATAGAAGAATTCTGTTCCAGCATATACTTCCGAACAGTATGGCGCCAATCATCGTCCAGGGCACGCTGGCGATTGCTACGGCAATCATTGAGGCAGCTGCGCTGGGATTCCTCGGATTGGGTGCGGACGCGCCAAATCCAGAATGGGGGAAGATGCTGGCAGATGCGAAAGACTATATGATCCAGGCTCCATGGACCATGATTTTCCCTGGTCTGGCAATCATGTTAACCGTACTCGGATTCAACCTGATGGGCGATGGTCTCAGGGATGCATTGGATCCTAGAATGAAGAGTTAG
- a CDS encoding YgaB family protein yields MDKFNELVSTQMQTMEKLLYLQSELERCQEIEKQLDALKQSAELEDLRMEIDRKKQDLKEIHRMFEKQTEEVIHTYQELAVTFR; encoded by the coding sequence ATGGATAAATTTAACGAATTGGTTTCTACACAAATGCAAACGATGGAAAAACTTCTATATCTGCAGTCTGAATTGGAAAGATGCCAGGAGATTGAAAAGCAGCTGGATGCCCTTAAGCAAAGCGCTGAACTAGAGGATCTTCGGATGGAAATTGACCGAAAAAAGCAGGACCTTAAGGAGATACACCGTATGTTTGAAAAGCAGACGGAGGAAGTCATCCATACGTATCAGGAACTTGCCGTTACCTTTCGTTAA
- the fabL gene encoding enoyl-[acyl-carrier-protein] reductase FabL, with amino-acid sequence MTQKVALITGSSRGIGKAAALKLAKEGYDIVVNYARSKKAAQETAEEIEALGRKVLVVKANVGDVSKIKAMFEQIEEEFGRLDVFVNNAASGVLRPAMELEESHWDWTMNINSKALLFCSQEAAKLMERNGGGKIVSISSLGSIRYLENYTTVGVSKAALEALTRYLAVELARKNIVVNAVSGGAVDTEALTHFPNREELLAEAREKTPAGRMVEIDDMINAIMFLLKDESSMIRGQTIIVDGGISLLV; translated from the coding sequence ATGACACAAAAAGTTGCACTCATTACCGGAAGCAGCCGGGGAATCGGAAAAGCGGCGGCCCTCAAACTCGCAAAAGAGGGATATGACATCGTCGTCAATTATGCCCGCAGCAAGAAGGCAGCCCAGGAAACAGCAGAAGAGATCGAAGCTCTTGGCAGAAAAGTCCTTGTCGTTAAAGCGAATGTCGGGGATGTCAGCAAAATCAAAGCAATGTTTGAACAAATAGAGGAAGAATTCGGAAGGCTCGATGTCTTTGTTAACAATGCAGCTTCAGGTGTACTGCGACCGGCAATGGAGCTTGAGGAATCACATTGGGACTGGACAATGAACATCAATAGTAAGGCTTTGTTGTTCTGTTCACAGGAAGCGGCAAAGCTGATGGAGAGGAATGGCGGCGGTAAAATTGTCAGCATCAGTTCACTTGGCTCGATTCGATACCTTGAAAATTATACGACTGTAGGGGTTTCAAAGGCGGCTCTGGAAGCCCTGACAAGATATCTTGCTGTTGAACTGGCGCGCAAAAACATCGTTGTCAATGCCGTGTCAGGGGGGGCTGTCGATACGGAAGCATTGACGCATTTCCCAAATAGAGAGGAGCTCCTTGCTGAGGCTCGAGAGAAAACACCTGCCGGACGAATGGTCGAAATCGATGATATGATAAATGCGATTATGTTCTTGCTGAAGGATGAATCCAGCATGATACGCGGGCAGACAATCATCGTCGATGGCGGTATCTCTTTATTAGTGTAA
- a CDS encoding ABC transporter ATP-binding protein: MGSIRRYLKFVKPYRLQIIGTILIGILKFAIPLLIPLLIKFVLDDVIGNETMSKDEKIDKLLWVMGIMIVIFVVLRPPIEYYRQYFAQWTASKILYDIRDRLFTHMQRLSYKYYSNTRAGEVISRMINDVEQTKTFVVTGLMNLWLDVATIMIAAAIMFSMDVQLTFVSLILFPFYAFSVKFFFGNLRKLTRERSQALAGVQSYLHERVAGISVIKSFAIEDYEQTQFDQQNKNFLTKALEHTRWNAKAFAVVNTITDIAPLLVIGFSGYQVLQENLTIGEMAAFIAYIDRLYNPLRRLVNSSTTLTQAIASMDRVFEFMDEKYDIKDTPDAIELKQVHGDISFRNVSFSYEENGETVLKKLNIEVNKGETIALVGMSGGGKSSFVSLIPRFFDVTEGEILLDGKDIRSFKVRSLRDKIGMVAQDNILFSESVKSNILLGRPGASDEDVIQAAKAANAHDFIMSLPEGYDTKVGERGVKLSGGQKQRVAIARVFLKNPPILILDEATSALDLESEHLIQEAIEKLAKDRTTFVVAHRLSTITHADRIVLIEHGEIVEDGSHDELMAKQGGYHRLFQVQQLES; this comes from the coding sequence TTGGGCAGCATCCGCAGATACTTAAAATTCGTCAAACCATATAGGCTGCAAATCATTGGAACTATCCTAATCGGCATACTAAAATTTGCGATACCATTGTTGATTCCACTTTTAATAAAATTTGTCCTTGATGATGTCATTGGGAATGAAACAATGTCCAAGGATGAAAAAATAGACAAACTGCTTTGGGTAATGGGCATCATGATCGTTATTTTTGTTGTGCTCAGGCCGCCTATTGAGTACTATCGTCAATATTTTGCCCAGTGGACAGCTAGTAAAATCCTTTATGACATAAGGGACAGACTGTTTACCCATATGCAGAGGCTCAGCTACAAATATTACTCCAATACGAGAGCAGGAGAGGTCATCTCAAGGATGATCAATGATGTCGAGCAAACCAAGACCTTCGTTGTTACTGGACTGATGAATCTGTGGCTTGATGTTGCTACGATTATGATAGCAGCTGCTATCATGTTTTCGATGGATGTCCAGCTTACATTTGTTTCATTGATCCTGTTCCCTTTTTACGCTTTTTCGGTAAAATTCTTTTTCGGGAATCTTCGGAAGCTTACGAGGGAACGGTCTCAGGCACTCGCTGGGGTACAAAGCTATTTGCATGAAAGAGTAGCCGGGATCTCGGTCATCAAAAGCTTTGCGATTGAGGATTATGAGCAGACACAGTTTGACCAGCAGAATAAAAACTTTTTAACAAAAGCGCTTGAGCACACAAGATGGAATGCAAAAGCATTTGCGGTAGTCAATACGATTACTGATATAGCGCCACTGCTGGTAATTGGCTTTTCCGGTTACCAGGTCCTTCAAGAGAATCTCACCATAGGGGAAATGGCCGCTTTCATCGCGTATATCGACCGACTGTATAACCCTCTGCGCAGGCTTGTGAATTCGTCAACTACATTGACACAGGCGATCGCATCAATGGACCGGGTTTTTGAGTTCATGGATGAAAAATATGATATCAAGGATACTCCTGATGCCATTGAACTGAAACAAGTGCATGGGGATATTTCTTTTAGAAATGTAAGCTTCTCTTATGAGGAAAACGGTGAGACGGTCCTCAAGAAATTGAATATAGAGGTTAATAAGGGAGAAACAATTGCCCTGGTCGGCATGAGCGGCGGCGGAAAATCCTCGTTTGTGAGCCTGATTCCAAGATTCTTTGATGTTACCGAGGGTGAGATTCTGCTCGACGGGAAGGACATCCGTTCGTTCAAGGTCCGTTCCCTCCGCGATAAAATCGGCATGGTTGCGCAGGATAATATTTTATTCAGTGAATCCGTCAAATCGAATATCCTTTTAGGAAGGCCCGGAGCCAGTGACGAGGATGTGATTCAAGCGGCAAAAGCTGCAAATGCCCATGACTTTATTATGAGTCTGCCAGAAGGCTATGATACGAAAGTCGGGGAAAGGGGCGTCAAGCTTTCCGGAGGCCAAAAGCAGCGTGTCGCGATCGCGCGCGTGTTCCTGAAGAACCCGCCGATCTTGATTCTGGATGAAGCAACATCAGCGCTTGACCTTGAGAGTGAACATCTTATTCAGGAAGCGATCGAGAAGCTGGCAAAAGACAGGACAACATTCGTGGTAGCCCACCGTTTATCCACGATTACCCATGCTGACAGGATTGTCCTGATCGAACACGGTGAAATCGTCGAGGACGGCAGCCATGATGAATTGATGGCAAAACAGGGCGGCTACCATAGACTATTCCAGGTCCAGCAGCTTGAAAGTTAA
- the mutY gene encoding A/G-specific adenine glycosylase → MDIKSFQDDLIGWFVSEQRELPWRKDQDPYKVWVSEIMLQQTRVDTVIPYFNRFLDNFPTIEALAAADEEKVLKAWEGLGYYSRVRNLQSAVREVNERYGGRVPDSPAEISALKGVGPYTAGAILSIAYGKPEPAVDGNVMRVLSRILLIREDIAKPASRKIFEAAVRELISHENPSFFNQALMELGALICTPTSPSCLLCPVRDHCEAFHEGVQSELPVKTKKKKQKNVQLASGIFKDEEGRILIRKRPETGLLANLWEFPTVELSLDFQRQRDQLSQHFEEAYGLTPKITDSIGEINHVFSHLVWNIQVFSGQFKGDIVEYPQLKLVTENEIEEFAFPVPYQKMLKQYLELTKAD, encoded by the coding sequence ATGGATATAAAATCCTTTCAGGATGACTTGATAGGATGGTTTGTAAGTGAGCAGCGAGAACTGCCATGGAGAAAGGACCAGGATCCTTACAAAGTGTGGGTATCAGAAATCATGCTCCAGCAAACTAGAGTAGATACTGTCATCCCTTATTTTAATCGATTTTTGGATAATTTTCCAACAATAGAGGCGCTTGCAGCCGCTGATGAAGAAAAAGTCCTTAAAGCATGGGAAGGTCTCGGTTATTATTCCCGTGTCCGTAATTTACAATCCGCTGTAAGAGAAGTTAATGAAAGATACGGCGGCAGGGTTCCAGATTCACCAGCTGAAATTTCTGCATTAAAAGGCGTTGGTCCGTACACTGCCGGTGCAATCCTCAGCATCGCCTATGGAAAACCTGAGCCAGCCGTAGATGGTAATGTCATGAGGGTATTATCGCGCATCTTGTTAATTCGGGAGGATATTGCCAAACCGGCATCCCGTAAAATTTTTGAAGCGGCAGTCAGGGAGCTGATCTCCCACGAAAATCCCTCTTTTTTCAATCAAGCGCTGATGGAGCTGGGTGCCCTTATTTGCACCCCCACTTCTCCTTCCTGCCTGCTTTGTCCGGTCAGGGACCATTGCGAAGCTTTTCACGAAGGCGTGCAGAGTGAACTGCCAGTAAAAACTAAAAAGAAAAAACAGAAAAATGTCCAGCTTGCTTCCGGAATCTTTAAAGATGAGGAAGGAAGGATCCTTATACGGAAAAGACCAGAAACCGGCTTGCTGGCCAACCTGTGGGAATTCCCGACTGTTGAGCTGAGTCTCGATTTCCAGAGACAAAGAGACCAGTTGTCACAGCATTTTGAAGAGGCTTATGGTTTAACGCCAAAGATAACTGATTCCATAGGGGAGATTAATCATGTATTTTCACATCTAGTGTGGAACATACAAGTGTTCAGCGGCCAGTTTAAAGGTGACATCGTTGAGTATCCACAGTTGAAATTAGTTACCGAGAATGAAATTGAGGAATTTGCCTTCCCGGTTCCATACCAAAAAATGCTGAAACAGTATTTGGAATTAACAAAGGCTGACTAA
- a CDS encoding ABC transporter substrate-binding protein translates to MKRRFGLMFFAFILILSLGLAGCNNESGKKTGGDSGSDGGSSSGGTLVFGRGGDSTSLDPAVTTEGEAFKVTKNIYETLIEFGEQDTEIHPGLAESWEESEDGLKHTLKLRKGVKFHDGTDFNAEAVVFNFERWMAGNKEQFYYYNSQFGDVIKEVKAVDEHTVEFTLNRILAPFYKNLAMSPFGIASPAAIEKHGEKFIENPVGTGPFKFKEWKRNDRVTLVKNEDYWQEGLPKLDEVIFRAIPENSARLNALNTGEVDIIDGVNFSDVESIENNSDLQVFYRPSLNVAYLGLNNERGPLKDKKVRQALNHAVNKQALIDAFFAGAAEPAKNPMPKSVAGYNDDVEPYDYNPEKAKELLKEAGYEDGFEIELWAMPVPRPYMPDGKKVAEAIQKDFAEVGVKAKIVSYEWATYLEKARTGEADTFLLGWTGDNGDADNFLYVLLDQDNIDSNNYARYASQEVHDLFIKAQSTNDQAEREKLYKEAQLLIKEDAPWIPLVHSEPALAGRADVTGFKAHPTGSDNLANVEFKK, encoded by the coding sequence ATGAAAAGGCGTTTTGGATTAATGTTTTTTGCTTTTATCCTTATCCTTAGCTTAGGGCTTGCCGGCTGTAATAATGAATCCGGCAAGAAAACTGGCGGGGATTCTGGTTCTGATGGTGGATCATCATCCGGAGGAACTCTTGTATTTGGCCGCGGCGGTGATTCAACATCGCTTGATCCAGCTGTGACAACTGAAGGTGAAGCTTTCAAGGTAACAAAGAACATCTATGAAACTCTCATCGAGTTCGGTGAGCAGGATACAGAAATCCACCCAGGTCTTGCAGAAAGCTGGGAAGAGTCTGAAGATGGTTTAAAGCATACACTTAAACTTCGTAAAGGTGTCAAATTCCATGACGGTACTGACTTCAACGCTGAAGCTGTAGTCTTCAACTTCGAGCGCTGGATGGCCGGCAATAAAGAACAATTCTACTACTATAACTCACAATTTGGTGACGTAATCAAGGAAGTTAAGGCAGTGGATGAGCATACAGTTGAATTCACATTGAACCGTATTCTTGCTCCATTCTATAAAAACCTTGCAATGTCTCCATTCGGGATTGCAAGCCCTGCTGCAATCGAGAAGCATGGTGAAAAGTTCATTGAAAATCCAGTAGGTACTGGACCGTTCAAGTTCAAAGAGTGGAAACGAAATGACAGAGTAACATTGGTGAAAAACGAAGATTACTGGCAGGAAGGACTTCCAAAGCTTGATGAAGTCATCTTCCGCGCAATCCCTGAAAATTCAGCTCGTCTGAATGCCCTTAACACAGGTGAAGTCGACATTATTGACGGCGTAAACTTCAGTGATGTTGAATCAATCGAAAACAATTCTGATCTTCAGGTTTTCTATCGTCCTTCTTTGAACGTAGCTTACCTGGGATTGAACAACGAACGTGGACCACTTAAGGATAAGAAGGTTCGCCAGGCATTGAACCATGCGGTTAATAAGCAAGCATTGATCGATGCTTTCTTCGCTGGAGCAGCAGAGCCTGCAAAGAACCCGATGCCGAAATCGGTAGCTGGTTATAACGATGATGTGGAACCGTATGATTACAACCCGGAGAAAGCAAAGGAGCTTTTAAAGGAAGCTGGATATGAAGATGGATTCGAAATTGAACTATGGGCAATGCCAGTTCCAAGACCATATATGCCAGATGGAAAGAAAGTGGCTGAAGCGATCCAGAAAGATTTCGCTGAAGTAGGCGTAAAAGCAAAGATCGTTTCTTATGAGTGGGCAACATATCTTGAAAAAGCTCGTACAGGTGAAGCAGATACATTCCTGCTTGGCTGGACTGGTGACAATGGTGACGCTGATAACTTCTTGTATGTCCTTTTAGATCAGGACAATATCGACAGCAACAACTACGCACGCTATGCTAGCCAGGAAGTACATGATTTGTTCATCAAGGCTCAGTCTACAAACGACCAGGCTGAGCGCGAAAAACTTTATAAAGAAGCTCAATTGTTAATTAAAGAAGATGCTCCATGGATTCCGCTTGTCCACTCTGAGCCTGCGCTTGCGGGAAGAGCTGACGTCACAGGATTCAAGGCGCATCCAACAGGATCCGATAACCTGGCAAATGTTGAATTCAAAAAATAA
- a CDS encoding gamma-type small acid-soluble spore protein: protein MAKQPNQSQAGTNIQEVRQQNAQSAGRQGQFGTEFASETNAQEVRQQNQQAEARKGQNSGQQR, encoded by the coding sequence ATGGCAAAACAACCTAACCAATCTCAAGCTGGAACTAACATTCAAGAAGTAAGACAGCAAAACGCTCAATCAGCTGGACGCCAGGGCCAATTCGGCACTGAATTCGCGAGCGAAACTAACGCTCAAGAAGTACGCCAGCAAAACCAGCAAGCTGAAGCTCGTAAAGGCCAAAACTCTGGTCAACAGCGCTAA